In Bacteroidota bacterium, the genomic window GGGCGGAATAAAAACAATGATATCGGGAATAGGAATTTTAACACCCGATGGAAAAGAAACTCAGAGAATTGGAATTGTACCGGACATCGAAATAAAGCAAACAATAAAAGGATTCAGAGAAGGAAGAGACGAATTGCTTGAAAAAGCAATTGAGTTGATAAATAATTAAGAATAAATATTTTTTATAATAAGATTTCCCCCTCCTTTATAAGGAGGGGGATTAAGGGGGCGGTATCAAAATTTATTTTACAAGTATCATCTTTTTTGTTTCAACAAAGTCATTTGTTTCCAATCTATAGTAATAAATTCCGCTTGAAAGATTTGCTCCGTTAAACTCCGTTTCATAACTCCCCGCAGATAAGTTTGCATTTAAAATTTCGCTTACAACTTTACCTGTAATATCGAGGACGTTTATTTTGACGAAAGAATTTTTCGGCAAATCAAATTTTATTTTTGTTATTGGATTAAACGGGTTGGGATAATTATTATATAATTTATACTGCGAAGGAATTCCTTTTGAAATATTTTCCACGCCTGTAGTTCTTACAACAAAGCTCCATTTAGCGGAGAAAACACCAAAGCCGAGCGAATCCTGCGAGCACACTGCCCAGTAATACTGTCCACCGAGATGGAGTGTATCAGGCGGCATTTCATAAAAAGTCGTATCGATACAGCGTCCGTAAATTACATTGGTGAAATTTATATCCGTTGCAACTACAACTGCATATTGTTCCCTTTCAGGAACTGTGTTCCATTTTAAAAGCGGA contains:
- a CDS encoding T9SS type A sorting domain-containing protein, whose product is MLKLFIIFFSFVCISSFAQPVLLAPPNGVTGYTHMQLVWSKVPSADMYEYQVSSDINFSHTDEDLETLDTFRTVLTPLVPNMSYYWRVRAHVNGSYGSYSSVRAFNVIPSNIIPPALVSPANGSSGVLSTPLLKWNTVPEREQYAVVVATDINFTNVIYGRCIDTTFYEMPPDTLHLGGQYYWAVCSQDSLGFGVFSAKWSFVVRTTGVENISKGIPSQYKLYNNYPNPFNPITKIKFDLPKNSFVKINVLDITGKVVSEILNANLSAGSYETEFNGANLSSGIYYYRLETNDFVETKKMILVK